One window of the Shewanella litorisediminis genome contains the following:
- the apbC gene encoding iron-sulfur cluster carrier protein ApbC, producing the protein MLTEHNYRLEEPLKSAVLAVLEAHVEPQLGKGLVSAGMVQKLALNGRRLELGLVYPYPCQSTYKETVMTLTKALAKLDVIDEVECEIDLQVPANPGNTNTAPIPNVKNVIAVASGKGGVGKSTTAVNLALALAAEGASVGILDADIYGPSVPLMLGVPDFKPVSPDGKMMTAANAHGIAAQSIGFILDDEQAAVWRGPMAAGALVQLVNETSWPELDYLVVDMPPGTGDIQLTLSQKVPVSGAVVVTTPQDIATLDAKKGISLFNKVNIPVIGIVENMSFHLCPSCGHKEHPFGTLGGSKIAERYHVPLLGALPLNIAIREGMDAGNPSVVAEPSGEIAAIYREIARKVGASLAKTGPQTGVSISISDDE; encoded by the coding sequence GTGTTAACTGAGCACAATTATCGACTGGAAGAGCCACTGAAGTCTGCCGTTTTAGCTGTGTTGGAGGCCCATGTGGAGCCTCAGCTTGGTAAAGGATTGGTCAGCGCAGGCATGGTGCAAAAACTGGCCTTGAACGGCCGTCGTCTCGAACTCGGTTTGGTTTATCCATACCCCTGCCAAAGCACTTACAAAGAGACCGTAATGACATTGACCAAGGCCCTGGCCAAGCTCGATGTTATCGACGAAGTTGAGTGTGAAATCGATCTGCAAGTCCCTGCCAATCCGGGAAACACCAATACCGCCCCCATTCCCAATGTCAAAAATGTGATTGCCGTTGCCTCGGGCAAAGGCGGCGTGGGCAAGTCTACCACGGCCGTAAACCTGGCTCTGGCGTTGGCCGCCGAAGGCGCCAGCGTAGGCATTTTGGATGCCGACATCTATGGACCTTCTGTGCCCTTGATGCTGGGGGTGCCAGACTTTAAACCTGTATCCCCTGACGGCAAGATGATGACCGCAGCAAACGCCCATGGCATTGCCGCCCAAAGTATTGGCTTTATTCTCGACGATGAGCAGGCCGCGGTTTGGCGCGGCCCTATGGCCGCCGGCGCTTTGGTGCAGTTGGTGAATGAGACCAGTTGGCCTGAGCTTGATTACCTGGTAGTGGATATGCCGCCGGGCACTGGGGATATCCAGCTGACGCTGTCACAAAAGGTGCCCGTTAGCGGCGCCGTGGTGGTCACCACGCCCCAGGATATCGCCACGCTTGATGCCAAAAAGGGCATCAGCCTCTTCAATAAGGTCAACATTCCGGTTATTGGCATTGTTGAAAACATGAGTTTCCACCTGTGTCCGAGCTGCGGACACAAAGAACACCCCTTTGGTACTCTGGGCGGCAGCAAAATCGCTGAGCGTTACCATGTACCACTGCTTGGCGCGTTGCCCTTAAACATCGCCATCAGGGAAGGAATGGATGCTGGTAACCCGTCCGTGGTCGCCGAGCCTTCGGGTGAAATTGCCGCTATTTACCGGGAAATAGCGCGGAAAGTGGGTGCCAGTCTTGCAAAAACAGGGCCCCAGACCGGTGTATCCATTAGCATTTCGGACGATGAGTAA
- the pabC gene encoding aminodeoxychorismate lyase — translation MAEMMTATSKSHSWLDLTGQQTASDAISPMAISPMDRGLAYGDGLFATMRVLPRGEIAFLDTHLSRLQQGAARLGFALPMDDIRKRVTRAASSHPGRGLKLLVSRGAGGRGYLAPSDPQLLLVLSVFDLPAHYRDWQRQGICLFSSEMTLAKQPKLAGMKHLNRLEQVLIRAQTLPDWAQDFLVADTDGAVIEASMANLIFITGGAAFTPYHAFAGVSGVMREQIIQALLERGYRVVADRLGPDILAKAEAVLMCNSLLGLVDVLRIDDFHYPFFADSQSIRNALELNL, via the coding sequence ATGGCTGAAATGATGACGGCCACATCCAAGTCCCATAGCTGGCTTGATCTGACCGGCCAGCAAACCGCTTCGGACGCCATTTCCCCAATGGCGATTTCCCCCATGGATCGCGGCCTGGCCTATGGCGACGGACTATTCGCCACCATGCGGGTGTTGCCAAGGGGCGAGATTGCCTTCCTCGATACGCACCTGTCAAGGCTGCAACAGGGGGCCGCCAGGCTTGGATTTGCGCTTCCCATGGATGATATTCGTAAACGTGTAACGCGGGCTGCTTCAAGCCATCCTGGACGGGGGCTTAAGCTCCTCGTGAGCCGAGGCGCAGGTGGGCGCGGTTATCTGGCGCCTTCAGATCCCCAACTGCTGCTGGTGTTAAGTGTATTCGACCTTCCTGCCCATTACCGTGACTGGCAACGTCAGGGGATTTGCCTCTTCTCCAGCGAAATGACGCTTGCCAAGCAGCCAAAGCTGGCTGGGATGAAACACCTGAATCGCTTGGAGCAGGTGCTTATCCGCGCCCAAACGCTGCCCGATTGGGCTCAGGATTTTCTGGTTGCAGACACAGATGGAGCAGTAATTGAAGCGTCCATGGCCAACCTGATTTTTATCACAGGTGGTGCTGCCTTCACACCATATCATGCCTTTGCCGGTGTCTCCGGCGTAATGCGCGAGCAGATAATTCAGGCCTTGCTCGAACGAGGCTACCGGGTGGTGGCAGATAGGCTCGGCCCGGACATATTGGCAAAGGCTGAGGCTGTGCTCATGTGTAACAGCTTGCTCGGTCTTGTGGATGTACTGCGTATCGATGATTTTCACTACCCGTTTTTTGCTGATAGCCAGAGCATTCGCAATGCGCTGGAACTGAACTTATGA
- the metG gene encoding methionine--tRNA ligase, with the protein MANSQRKILVTSALPYANGPIHLGHMLEYIQTDIWSRFQKLRGHECHYICADDAHGTPIMLKAQQLGMAPEDMIAQVNVEHQQDFADFNVAFDNYHSTHSDENRALASEIYLKLRDGGYIKSKTISQLFDPEKSMFLPDRFVKGTCPKCKSEDQYGDNCDACGATYSPTELINPRSAVSGATPVMKETEHFFFDLPAFEGMLKEWTRSGALQSEMANKLDEWFEQGLQAWDITRDAPYFGFEIPDAPGKYFYVWLDAPIGYMGSFKNFCDKRGDINFDEFWAKDSSAEVYHFIGKDIVYFHSLFWPAMLHGAGFRQPSSVYAHGYVTVNGAKMSKSKGTFIKARTYLDHLDPEYLRYYYAAKLSARIDDLDLNLEDFAQRVNSDLVGKLVNLASRTAGFITKRFDGKLAAVADKSLIDSFLAKQDVIAEFFETREYGKAMREIMALADVANAFVADAAPWQLVKQDDKQEEAHQVCSNALNLFRILVTYLKPVLPRLAKDVEDFFKMELTWDGLGSDLSGHEIAPFKPMMQRVELDKVAAMVEASKENLQATAEPVKKGPLADDPISPTISYEDFAKIDLRVALIKKAEAVPEADKLLKLQLDIGGEVRQVFAGIKSAYNPEDLEGKLTVMVANLAPRKMRFGMSEGMVLAAGPGGKDLFVLEPHEGAQPGMRVK; encoded by the coding sequence ATGGCCAATTCACAACGTAAAATCCTTGTCACCAGCGCCCTTCCCTATGCCAATGGCCCAATCCATTTGGGGCACATGCTGGAATATATCCAGACCGATATCTGGTCACGTTTTCAAAAGCTGCGTGGCCATGAGTGTCACTATATCTGCGCCGACGATGCCCATGGCACTCCTATCATGCTCAAGGCACAGCAGTTGGGTATGGCCCCCGAAGATATGATTGCCCAGGTTAACGTTGAGCATCAGCAGGATTTCGCCGACTTCAACGTGGCCTTTGATAACTATCACAGCACCCACAGCGACGAAAACCGCGCGCTGGCGAGCGAGATTTACCTGAAACTGCGGGATGGTGGCTATATCAAGAGCAAGACCATCTCCCAGCTGTTCGACCCGGAAAAATCCATGTTCCTGCCGGACCGTTTCGTTAAGGGCACCTGCCCCAAGTGTAAGTCTGAAGATCAGTACGGCGACAACTGCGATGCCTGCGGCGCAACCTACAGCCCAACCGAACTGATTAACCCACGCTCTGCGGTAAGCGGTGCGACGCCGGTGATGAAAGAGACCGAGCACTTCTTCTTCGACCTGCCGGCCTTTGAAGGCATGCTAAAAGAATGGACCCGCTCAGGTGCGCTGCAATCTGAAATGGCCAACAAGCTGGACGAGTGGTTCGAGCAGGGCCTGCAAGCCTGGGACATCACCCGCGATGCGCCTTACTTCGGCTTTGAAATCCCCGATGCGCCGGGCAAGTACTTTTACGTGTGGCTCGATGCGCCAATTGGCTACATGGGCTCATTCAAGAATTTCTGCGACAAGCGCGGCGATATCAACTTCGACGAGTTCTGGGCCAAAGACTCCAGCGCCGAGGTCTATCACTTTATCGGCAAGGACATCGTCTACTTCCACAGCCTGTTCTGGCCTGCCATGCTCCACGGCGCCGGTTTCCGCCAGCCAAGCAGCGTCTATGCCCACGGTTATGTGACCGTGAATGGCGCCAAGATGTCCAAATCCAAGGGTACCTTCATCAAGGCCCGAACCTATTTGGACCATCTGGATCCTGAGTACCTGCGTTACTACTACGCCGCCAAGCTCAGCGCACGGATTGACGACCTGGATTTGAATCTCGAAGACTTTGCCCAGCGGGTGAACTCGGATCTGGTGGGCAAGCTGGTTAACCTCGCGTCCCGGACCGCCGGCTTTATCACCAAGCGCTTCGATGGCAAGCTTGCCGCCGTTGCCGACAAGAGCCTGATTGACAGCTTCCTTGCCAAGCAGGACGTGATTGCGGAGTTTTTCGAGACCCGCGAATATGGTAAAGCCATGCGTGAAATCATGGCGCTCGCCGACGTGGCCAACGCCTTTGTGGCCGATGCTGCCCCATGGCAGCTGGTGAAACAGGACGACAAGCAGGAAGAGGCCCATCAGGTGTGCTCCAACGCCCTGAACCTGTTCCGTATTCTGGTCACCTACCTGAAGCCCGTGCTGCCGCGTCTTGCCAAAGACGTGGAAGACTTCTTCAAGATGGAACTGACCTGGGACGGTCTTGGCAGCGATTTGAGCGGCCATGAAATTGCCCCGTTCAAGCCAATGATGCAGCGTGTGGAGCTGGACAAGGTTGCCGCCATGGTGGAAGCCTCCAAGGAAAACCTGCAGGCGACTGCAGAGCCCGTGAAAAAAGGCCCTCTGGCAGATGACCCGATCAGCCCAACCATCAGCTACGAAGACTTCGCCAAAATCGATTTGCGCGTGGCGCTGATTAAGAAAGCCGAAGCCGTACCGGAAGCCGATAAACTGCTGAAGCTGCAATTGGATATTGGCGGTGAAGTGCGTCAGGTGTTTGCTGGCATCAAGTCTGCTTACAACCCGGAAGATCTCGAAGGCAAGCTCACTGTGATGGTGGCCAACCTGGCGCCACGTAAGATGCGCTTTGGCATGTCCGAAGGCATGGTGCTGGCCGCAGGCCCGGGTGGAAA
- the udk gene encoding uridine kinase codes for MNSQQCVIIGIAGASASGKSLIAKTIYEELCRDLGTDQIGVIAEDSYYRDQSHLSMEERVKTNYDHPKAMDHELLAQHLRSLKFGDSVEIPVYSYTEHTRMSDTRTMTPKKVIILEGILLLTDPHLRDLMDASVFMDTPLDICFLRRLTRDVAERGRTMESVISQYQKTVRPMFLQFIEPSKQYADIIVPRGGKNRIATDILKARIQHLLAK; via the coding sequence ATGAATTCGCAGCAATGTGTCATTATTGGTATTGCAGGGGCCAGTGCATCGGGCAAGAGCCTTATCGCAAAAACCATATATGAAGAGTTGTGCCGTGATCTGGGCACTGATCAGATAGGTGTTATCGCAGAAGACTCCTACTACCGTGATCAGAGCCATCTTTCCATGGAAGAGCGGGTAAAAACCAATTATGACCACCCCAAGGCCATGGACCATGAGTTATTGGCACAGCACCTGCGAAGTCTGAAATTTGGCGATTCGGTGGAGATCCCTGTTTACAGCTACACAGAGCACACCCGGATGAGCGATACCCGTACCATGACGCCTAAAAAGGTGATCATTCTGGAAGGGATTTTGCTGCTCACCGACCCCCATCTGCGTGATTTGATGGACGCCTCGGTATTTATGGATACCCCGCTGGACATCTGTTTCCTGCGCCGTTTAACCCGCGATGTGGCTGAGCGCGGTCGCACCATGGAATCGGTTATCAGCCAATACCAGAAAACCGTGCGGCCAATGTTTTTGCAGTTTATTGAACCTTCCAAACAATATGCCGACATCATAGTGCCCCGTGGTGGTAAAAACCGTATCGCCACCGACATCCTCAAGGCACGTATTCAACACCTGTTGGCAAAATAA
- the dcd gene encoding dCTP deaminase — protein sequence MRLTDFEIEQALDAGTILIEPRPSNDAISGVSVDVRLGNQFRVFQDHTAPFIDLSGPSAEVQAALDRVMSDKIDIKDGNAFFLHPGELALAVTLESVTLPADIVGWLDGRSSLARLGLMVHVTAHRIDPGWQGKIVLEFYNSGKLPLALRPGMTIGALNFERLSGPVSRPYNKRKNAKYKDQQEAVASRISQDS from the coding sequence ATGCGATTGACAGACTTTGAAATTGAGCAGGCCCTCGACGCCGGCACTATCCTCATTGAGCCACGCCCAAGCAATGATGCCATCAGCGGCGTCAGTGTGGATGTGCGCCTGGGGAACCAGTTTCGGGTGTTTCAGGATCACACGGCGCCCTTCATTGACCTGAGTGGCCCAAGTGCCGAGGTACAGGCCGCGCTTGACCGAGTGATGAGCGATAAAATCGACATCAAGGACGGCAACGCCTTTTTCTTGCACCCCGGAGAACTGGCACTGGCAGTAACCCTTGAAAGTGTCACCCTGCCAGCCGATATCGTGGGCTGGCTTGATGGCCGCTCATCACTGGCCCGTTTAGGCTTGATGGTGCACGTAACAGCGCACCGTATCGATCCGGGCTGGCAGGGCAAAATTGTGCTGGAGTTCTACAACAGCGGTAAGCTGCCTCTGGCACTGCGTCCCGGCATGACCATAGGCGCACTCAATTTTGAGCGCTTAAGCGGCCCTGTTTCCCGCCCCTACAATAAGCGTAAAAACGCCAAGTACAAGGACCAGCAGGAAGCGGTGGCGAGCCGCATCAGTCAGGACTCCTGA